Proteins from a single region of Oncorhynchus tshawytscha isolate Ot180627B linkage group LG03, Otsh_v2.0, whole genome shotgun sequence:
- the LOC112233189 gene encoding sal-like protein 3 encodes MSRRKQAKPQHLKSDEDSTIAGVVSENATGEVLDDADSGNESRSGSEETHVCEKCCAEFFKWSDFCEHLTSCIKNPLVLIVNENETEPSREYPAEPSPSPSCRSDQADSEDAGEGSSHSPGEDDEGAEIVLEGMSALDKEDEPMELSLEKPVDLEESDTSPQPDGALPQLCDPAPSSVKSYSMPSTNVTLETLHSTSVAVAQFSQSVHAAVAGSGVSPLAIPMILDQLMALQQQQIHQLQLIEQIRSQVALMQRQPSVTQPTQNHHRHHHSTVAGSQGPSSSSLPAVPSQLQQLHNFITPPVHQLPIRLPSPLNSLGSSSSSLTSAIDGPLFSHTQQSSNQQSNVSMPNTTSANSSFPPSSGNVLSSLLPPCMASITHSSSSGAESTGGGGMSSSSTALPRNSSSPLSLGHSSLLSTSPSNLPLIPHSSSSSVIFPNPLASIAATANALDPLSALMRHRKGKPPNVSVFDTKPSSEDPFFKHKCRFCAKVFGSDSALQIHLRSHTGERPFKCNICGNRFSTKGNLKVHFQRHKEKYPHVQMNPYPVPEYLDNVPTSSGIPYGMSFPPEKPVTTWLDSKPVLPTVPTSVGLQFPTTLPSMMGGYGDSPSLTPLSRSPQRPSPPSSECASRSPNLFTEAGMITTSQSPQPNLGGDMPPILKPEGIHLPPNLPTSRPGENTTTTTTVTQVVLATTVTATTSTNSYTEPIIAPSSVSHPILPMISDQFKAKFPFGGLLDSMQTSETSKLQQLVENIDKKMTDPNQCVICHRVLSCQSALKMHYRIHTGERPFKCKVCGRAFTTKGNLKTHFGVHRSKPPLRVQHSCPICQKKFTNAVVLQQHIRMHMGGQIPNTPLPESLQEMDTDLSFDEKSLDAMSNYDDELLDEMEAAMEDEAELKEGEMMMDPSKPLHPYSGMSPGRSPPTSVISSIAALENQMKMIDSSVNMSRSFGLKPMQNGGGFGGENDFFNNDSLYASGDLEGQSVGSPALSESSGSMQPLSPAHSHPESHRSKSPATLNHSSSTAAEGQENNGMATVKSEKSDTPSPAPVSEGNVALDLTASITQPSRHFIKEENHFNMMFLGRDRGLSNSSLLNTASNMIKMEMNGHRHRKPMSLNDGPYMPVGIQVPASAPQTNMSPSITPMLAPPTPRRTPKQHNCHNCGKNFSSASALQIHERTHTGEKPFGCSICGRAFTTKGNLKVHMGTHMWNNAPARRGRRLSVENPMALLGGDAMKFSEMFQKDLAARAMNVDPGFWNQYAAAITNGLAMKNNEISVIQNGGIPQLPVSLGGGGMTSLRAMSGGMDHMNRVNASSSPPMTGMDKTGLEVGARRPFARFMEENKEIGIN; translated from the exons ATGTCCCGTCGCAAGCAAGCGAAGCCACAGCACCTCAAGTCGGACGAGGATTCCACAATAGCCGGGGTGGTATCCGAAAATG CCACAGGAGAAGTGCTGGATGACGCAGACAGTGGGAATGAGAGCCGCAGTGGGAGCGAGGAGACCCATGTGTGTGAGAAGTGTTGTGCCGAGTTCTTCAAGTGGTCTGATTTCTGTGAACACCTGACGAGCTGCATCAAGAACCCCCTGGTGCTCATAGTAAACGAAAACGAGACTGAACCCTCCCGGGAGTATCCTGCAGAGCCATCGCCCTCGCCAAGCTGTCGTAGTGACCAGGCAGACAGCGAGGACGCTGGAGAGGGCAGCAGCCACAGCCCCGGTGAGGACGATGAGGGCGCAGAGATAGTCCTGGAGGGTATGAGTGCCCTGGACAAGGAGGACGAGCCCATGGAGCTGTCTCTTGAGAAACCGGTGGACCTCGAAGAGAGTGACACCTCCCCACAGCCAGATGGTGCTCTACCTCAGCTTTGCGATCCTGCCCCATCCTCTGTGAAGAGCTACAGCATGCCGAGCACCAACGTCACCCTGGAGACGCTACACAGCACCAGCGTGGCAGTGGCTCAGTTCTCCCAGAGTGTCCATGCCGCGGTGGCCGGTAGCGGGGTCTCCCCATTGGCCATCCCCATGATCCTGGACCAGCTGATGGCGCTGCAGCAGCAACAGATCCACCAACTCCAACTGATCGAACAGATCCGCAGTCAGGTGGCGTTGATGCAAAGGCAGCCCTCCGTCACCCAGCCAACCCAGAACCATCACCGCCACCACCACAGCACAGTTGCTGGCTCCCAGGGGCCGTCATCCTCCAGCCTGCCTGCCGTGCCCAGTCAACTCCAGCAGTTACACAACTTCATCACTCCCCCTGTCCACCAGCTACCCATCAGGTTGCCCTCACCGCTAAACAGCCtgggctcctcctcctcctccctcacctctgcTATAGATGGGCCCCTCTTCTCCCATACCCAGCAGAGTAGCAATCAGCAGTCAAATGTTTCGATGCCCAACACCACCTCAGCAAACTCTTCTTTCCCTCCATCCAGTGGTAATGTGCTGTCGTCTCTACTGCCTCCCTGCATGGCTTCAatcacacacagcagcagcagtggagcTGAATCCACAGGTGGAGGAggcatgagcagcagcagtacagcTCTGCCAAGGAATTCCAGCAGCCCCCTTTCACTAGGCCACAGCAGCCTCCTGAGCACCAGTCCCTCCAATCTACCGCTGATACCTCACAGTTCATCTAGCAGTGTCATCTTCCCAAACCCGCTAGCCAGTATAGCTGCCACGGCCAATGCACTTGACCCACTCTCCGCTCTGATGAGGCACCGCAAGGGAAAGCCCCCCAACGTGTCTGTCTTCGACACCAAGCCCAGCTCCGAGGACCCCTTCTTCAAGCATAAGTGTAGGTTCTGTGCCAAGGTGTTTGGCAGTGACAGTGCCCTGCAGATCCACCTGCGCTCTCACACCGGCGAACGGCCCTTCAAGTGCAACATCTGCGGAAACCGGTTCTCCACCAAGGGCAATCTGAAGGTCCACTTCCAGAGGCACAAGGAGAAGTACCCGCACGTCCAGATGAACCCTTATCCCGTGCCAGAATACCTGGATAACGTGCCGACCAGCTCAGGCATACCGTATGGTATGTCCTTCCCCCCAGAGAAGCCGGTGACCACCTGGCTGGACAGCAAACCTGTTCTCCCCACAGTCCCCACCTCAGTCGGGCTCCAGTTCCCCACAACTCTCCCCAGCATGATGGGAGGCTACGGTGATTCCCCGAGCCTCACTCCCCTTAGCAGATCACCCCAGAGGCCCTCCCCACCCTCCAGTGAGTGTGCCTCTCGGTCACCTAACCTCTTCACTGAAGCAGGCATGATCACCACCTCACAGTCTCCACAGCCCAACTTAGGGGGTGACATGCCTCCCATTCTTAAACCAGAGGGCATCCACCTGCCCCCAAACCTACCCACTTCCAGGCCTGGTGAGAAcacgaccaccaccaccaccgttacTCAAGTGGTCCTCGCCACCACGGTCACCGCGACCACATCCACTAACAGCTATACTGAACCCATCATTGCCCCCTCCTCGGTTTCCCATCCAATCCTTCCCATGATCTCTGATCAGTTCAAGGCCAAGTTTCCGTTCGGCGGCCTCCTGGACTCTATGCAAACGTCCGAGACCTCAAAGCTGCAGCAGCTGGTGGAGAACATCGACAAGAAGATGACCGACCCCAACCAGTGTGTCATCTGTCACCGTGTGCTCAGCTGCCAGAGCGCCCTCAAGATGCACTACCGCATTCACACAGGGGAAAGGCCTTTCAAATGTAAGGTCTGCGGCCGAGCGTTCACCACCAAGGGCAATCTGAAAACACACTTTGGGGTCCATCGTTCCAAGCCCCCTCTCCGGGTCCAACACTCCTGCCCCATCTGCCAGAAGAAGTTCACGAACGCTGTAGTCCTGCAACAGCACATCCGCATGCACATGGGGGGCCAGATCCCCAACACCCCCCTGCCTGAGAGTCTTCAGGAGATGGACACCGACCTCTCCTTTGACGAGAAGAGCTTAGACGCCATGAGCAACTACGATGACGAGCTACTGGATGAGATGGAGGCAGCTATGGAGGACGAAGCAGAGCTGAAAGAAGGAGAGATGATGATGGACCCATCCAAACCTCTCCATCCATATTCAGGAATGTCCCCTGGTCGCTCCCCACCTACCTCTGTCATCTCCAGCATTGCTGCTCTGGAGAACCAGATGAAGATGATCGACTCCTCTGTCAATATGAGTCGCTCGTTTGGGCTGAAGCCCATGCAGAATGGTGGCGGGTTTGGAGGGGAGAATGACTTCTTCAACAATGACTCGCTGTATGCCTCGGGGGACCTGGAAGGCCAGAGTGTTGGAAGCCCAGCACTATCGGAATCCTCAGGGTCCATGCAGCCCCTCTCCCCTGCTCACAGTCACCCTGAGAGTCATCGATCCAAGTCCCCAGCCACACTCAACCATAGCAGCAGCACTGCAGCAGAGGGGCAGGAGAACAACGGGATGGCTACAGTGAAGTCTGAGAAGTCAGACACCCCATCCCCGGCACCTGTGTCTGAAGGTAATGTGGCATTGGACCTGACTGCTAGCATAACCCAGCCTAGCAGGCACTTCATCAAGGAGGAGAACCACTTCAACATGATGTTCCTGGGCAGAGATAGAG gTCTGAGCAACTCTAGCTTGCTAAACACAGCATCCAACATGATCAAAATGGAGATGAATGGGCACAGGCACAGAAAGCCCATGTCCCTGAATGACGGTCCTTACATGCCTGTGGGCATCCAAGTGCCCGCTTCTGCACCCCAGACCAACATGAGCCCCAGTATCACCCCCATGCTGGCACCGCCAACTCCCCGTCGCACACCCAAGCAGCACAACTgccacaactgtgggaagaacTTCTCCTCAGCTAGTGCCCTGCAGATCcatgagcgcacacacacaggagagaaaccatttggCTGCTCGATCTGTGGAAGAGCCTTCACCACTAAAGGCAACCTGAAG GTGCACATGGGCACCCACATGTGGAACAATGCGCCAGCCCGTCGTGGACGCCGTCTCTCCGTGGAGAACCCCATGGCCTTGCTGGGCGGGGATGCCATGAAGTTTAGCGAGATGTTTCAGAAGGACTTGGCGGCGAGGGCCATGAACGTAGACCCTGGCTTCTGGAACCAGTATGCTGCCGCCATCACCAACGGCCTGGCCATGAAGAACAACGAGATCTCCGTCATCCAGAATGGAGGCATCCCCCAGTTGCCTGTCAGCCTGGGTGGAGGAGGTATGACCTCGCTAAGGGCCATGTCTGGAGGTATGGACCATATGAACCGGGTGAATGCCAGCAGCAGTCCTCCCATGACTGGGATGGATAAGACAGGTCTGGAGGTTGGGGCTAGACGCCCCTTCGCTCGATTTATGGAGGAAAATAAAGAGATTGGGATCAATTAA